GGAAGCCACTTGATTAGTTGATGGTTATTCAAGGATATCGGACCATCTATATACCTGAGGCTAGGTTAAACTTCTTGGCAAAATTACGTGGTTCTGATTTTGGAAACTAAAGCAGATACTCTGATTCATATACGTACAGAATCTGATTCGCAAGAAGGGGAGCACAATGCCTGCCCAAAGTCTATCATTTCATATGTTTTCTCAGCTTTTCTCATTTTTGCTTTCAGTGTTGTGACAAGAGAGAATGCAAGTGAATCTTTTCTCACCGAGCTTATTTGTAAATGAATCATGGATCAAGGAATTTTCCTGTTTTCTTCTTTCATGTGAAAACGTGGTGTACAAAGATGCAAACTGTAATGTGTTTGCAAAACTGAACCGGCCGGTTTCTtatattgttaaaaaacaaaacaaaataatccCTTGAGGCTTTATGAATCTACATGGTGTTAATTCCATCAAATTCTCATTgtgaataatttctttgataGAAAATACAGAGAAAGTCATCCTTTAATAGTGAATACAGAGAAAGTAATTCTTTTATTGCTGGACCCAGCAACATCCTTCCTTGCATTATTTTGTACCCTTGGAATCCAGTAAAAAAGAGGAATGGACATGTCTTCTTTTTTCCGTTAAATTCACATGCTTCCCGATGTATCAGTTTGGACAGATTTCTTCCCCAAATAAGACACTTTAAATGTGACATGTATAACAAATGTCACTTATATATGGGGTTGCCAGACTTTGGATGACAGCTGGCTCGGACAGAATGGGCTTAttccatttgtttgttttcagtttttaccagagaccatattaaACACGGACATAACCCACTCTGAAAGGTTTCAGCAGGATCCTCTTCTCTTTGAACCAAGTCTTGGCATCTGCTTCAGAGTTAATTCTTAATGGCGTAGAGTACCAAAAGGCGCGGGTGCTATTTGGTGCATGATGCCAAACCAAAGGCAGACATTGAAGTAAAGCATGTTTATTTTACCAGCAGTAAGCTCCAAGAATTATCATGACTCTATATTACATTGTACAaatgaaaatcatccacagATTAATCAGTCAGTTTAAAGATGACGTCACGTGATGTCCTCATTTGTTTGTGAAGATCCTGCGATCGTATTTTCTGCCATCAGTTTATGTTCCGTTTCACGACAATTCGAGTGCAGGTTGTATGCCTTCCTTATGTGGTCTGGCTTGTTAGCGTTGCCTGTTTggactgaataaaatattcattttgtttattattgttattataccTATTTTTCGTACTCTTTAAATATTTCCGACTACCTCACTACTGCCATAACTACCACTAATACTAAAGAAGCAGTACATCGTATGATGTGAATtaagtcagtttagttttacgtcgcccttagcaatattccagcaaactcaaggcgagggacaccaaaaactggtttcaaacattgtacccatgggggatcacaccaggtgttcggtgtgacaagcgaacgctttacccacaagTCTACCCCGCCGCCAGAGAGGTGAATTGAGGAACACTAACATCAGGTGTGTGGCTATATACAAACCTATTGTCTTCCAGTATTTGAGCAGGATTCCGCCCACAGTCAGCACACATAAGAGGAAGATTATAGCCTCGGCCCAGAGCCAGCTGACGCCTAAATGAAGCACACAGATATAAATCAACTTTCTTTTTATACGTTTAACAAAGAAAGTGCCCATTTCAGTGAAAGCAACAAGCCTGACATTCAATCAGACTTTATCGCTACGAAATCGTATATTTCAGTCAGGGGATTGAAATAATCTGAAAAACCTTACCGGGTACTTCTGTGTGATCTGGAAATTCACCCATCTTAAATGTGTCTTCATTTCCCGCTTCCCAAAATATCATGGCTCTTGAATCTGCattataaatataaacatgtgtATACACTAATGTTTAAAATTGTACATCATGAAGACAACAAACAATATTATGATGAAATGTGCCACATCGGTTACTGCTCTCTCCAAATGACCTTGACCATGACCTTGAGTAATTTCAGTTGAGACATATTTTGTGCTTTTATTAATCATATACGGATATCGTGTCTGAAGGTTTCACTACACAAACTGATACGCTCCCCTAGAAAAGCCGAGCTGCATACAAAAAGGCTTGTCGGAATATGATCGGCAAAGATCGGTGGATCACCTTTCTGTGTTTCTCACCTAGGAATACCGGCAAACATCTGTTTGAAACATTGAACTGAACTCTttaacagttacatgtatgaggCATTTTATCGGAAATTGTGAGGCGGGACATTAAAACATACATCTTAATGGATTCAAAGGGTGTAGGTTGGGTTGTTGTTTCAGGGATTCgaaccgaaacgtcgctccatGCTACAGGTAACACGTTGTTATCAATAAAGTTCGATGCTCTATTATTGCTTTGAGCCGAACACACTGAGGCGACTTTTACAGATGATTGTGGATACCTGTCGCATCGCCTTTGACATCGAATCGAACCCTTCTCGAAAAATTCTTTAGTCGACATATCAGAGATGAGCTGATAGAAATCCGATGGTGGAGAACACTTGAACAATTGAACATCTCGCCTCCCGTGGCCAAGGTGCATCCTTCCTCTGAGGTGGCAACTGTGTGGTCATCCGCGTTGGTCCATACCCAATCTGATACTCTAGTTCTCACCAGCATGAAACAGGTTACGCTCACCGTGTCCTCCAGATGGTGTCCGTGTCTCGGATAAACGAGGCTGTCGATGAATGGGCAGGAGTTACCTGAAACAGTTTTGATATGGAGGTACCTCATAATATCTGACCATATACAGCGT
This genomic stretch from Haliotis asinina isolate JCU_RB_2024 chromosome 4, JCU_Hal_asi_v2, whole genome shotgun sequence harbors:
- the LOC137281976 gene encoding uncharacterized protein, yielding MARKQCSNMYLLLIVYLHLLTLQMTCCTVELTIHPDVITSDTTTPVTVQCSLNVLSSDIEKVYSVMIRRRDTAIAVAFTDHKTKMCDERLKASAVVNSSLTTPETYLQLTLQNVTCDDIGDYTCIMAVRKQHLSMEIMGPDKVYLKMSGNSCPFIDSLVYPRHGHHLEDTVSVTCFMLVRTRVSDWVWTNADDHTVATSEEGCTLATGGEMFNCSSVLHHRISISSSLICRLKNFSRRVRFDVKGDATDSRAMIFWEAGNEDTFKMGEFPDHTEVPGVSWLWAEAIIFLLCVLTVGGILLKYWKTIVQTGNANKPDHIRKAYNLHSNCRETEHKLMAENTIAGSSQTNEDIT